TGCTTATTTAATATGCAGCTAttgtattttaaaattaataaaagggACAATTTTTCGaaattatgtaaattttatagttgggatatatatgtatataattactATATTAACCATATCTATgccaatatatttattttcaaccaatgaaaaaatatatgatttaataaaatcgGAAAAGAGACTACCAATATGTACAGAGTGGCACCctgataattttaataagtaTATTGAAATATCTAATTATTGGTTAcgcatttttattatatcctTATTTGTAGcgtttattttaaattattttatctcttgggttatttataaatatgttaaaatatgggattatgaaaaagatagaaaaatacagaaagttataattttagacaaaataaaatatcttaataatttgttatataataGTAGTGATGccaattatattaaaaaatttgtgaatagatataaaacagatatagaatatattaacaaggaaaacaaattaattaaGCCTAAAGTAATACATAGTGATGATGAAGATTTTGTGGatgctaaaaaaaaaaaaagagttatagaaataatacatgaaataaatgatatggAAAAAGATCTTTATTTACTTGGTGacgaaaaatttaaatatattttaaaaaatactataGCACCTTATAACTATATAATGAACCACgccaatattttttatttccttttcgTCGTTATAGTTTCATCGGTAagtgatatatattatgataagataaaataaaaaataagtataaatatatatttttaaataaccAAACGATAATGGGAAAAGGAAATGCATAATTTGTCTATTcaatttgttatatatatgtgtctTTTAGTGCATATACTTTAAGGTaactaatattaaatatgtattattttttctgttttttttcagatGTATAATTGGGCTTATTCGATACTGTTTTGTATTATACTTGTAACTCCGGTGTCAATGttacataatataaaactgaagaaacataaaatgacttccaaaattattattttattttttattcttggAGCattaatgtatttatatccATTTGGAGGGTTTATTCTGGTAACTTTAAgacaaaacaaaaatgaaagcgcttatatttttactttaagttattctttatatgtgcatatatagctaagtgttatatatatttctttttattaatttttggTTACAGGGTGtgagaaataaaataatgagcATACTAATGAATTTTTCGACAAAATGCTTGAAATACATGAATTCATCGGGGTTATCAAAAAAAGTGTATTTCCCCGAATTTTTGGaatttatttgttcaaataaaatatttgacacgctatatttaaataagtaCTATTTAGATAATAAAGACATAAagtttaattataatactgATATTAGCaataatgtattattaaatttatatagtaTAGCTCGAAATCATTATTGTATAGGTTCTCAATTGTACCCTCTCTTAtgttttacattttttccaatattgttctatataacatttatattttttgttcaataaattacatattttgcatttacatatgtatgggtgtatacataattaaatgtgtttgtttgtttttttttattttttctacttttattttaaattttttatcacgTTACATATGTGCTTACATATGGATAGATGCAATATTTGCACCttgcaaaaatatatttaataataatgtgtagtatataatataacaataaCCATCATGTGCATTATATGTTACActaatgtattatattattgttttgttGTGGCatttgaataatttattatttgaatgtTCTATATgctttgtttattattataattcaaCTAGAGAAATATTCTCAttcatcaaaaaataaagttattgcaaataatatcacgaaaaaaaaaataatataggaTAATAACGGAAACACTTGTTTCGGactaaaacaaaaaaaatacagaaaaaatgaaaaacgCATAAATATGAGTTAGCACATGCTATCATTTGAAAGCAAATACACCTGTCGCTTCTTATGCATAAGTAGAAacggaaaaatataacttagaaaaatataagagcAATAGGAAGCATATAATAtcgcatatatattgtgtGTGTAAATGAATTGGATATATGAATACCCCTTTATGAAATTcggaaaaaatatggttcctttttattttcaggAAACTATGGCTCACTGATTTTATCAGAATTAATCATGATGCTTATTGGTTTGGTATATACGCAccgatttaaaaaataatttttatatttttttttcttatcaTTATCGTTATcagaataaaataatatttttttcctctttctttcttttttgatGTTGAATTTATCGGAAACGTATAAATTAGTggctttaattttttccccTTTATAGTTGTCTATATATTCCGATCtaaattttatgtaattattttgtttctGCTTCAGCATTAAACTTTGTTCGATTGGAAGTAAATcgtattttatatgatttgaagaataaaaattaatgtatTCTTTATCAATCATAtcagaaataataatatccCCTGCTGAAATATGGAATATGTTATCTTTTAGGACACTTTTTTGAATAGTtgtgtttttatttaatttgttgtaaaataatatattttttttttcagctTGTTCTAAAAgtgaataatatttatttttttcttcatcgaTTGTATCAATATCTATTTTGGATTgatcaattttatttaataaaatttgattATAATTTCTTAATTCCTCTAGTTGATGTTTTAGAACCTTTTTTTTAGATTTGTTAatgctatttttatattgagattctttatataatttatagaaCTGGTCACATTTTAAATTAGTATCtgtgattttttttaaatattcattaagCAAAGTTTCATAATCTTTAACTTTTTGTTCTACATAATGTCGtgaattttttgtatcatttataacttttttcatatcttcaatttttgtattaatatctaaaaatattttatttaaaacattagCGTTGgacttatttatttgatctGTACTTTGAGTGTCGTCTTTTGGTTTTCCAGAAATAACATGTTCTTTGTTATAACTAAattgatatttatatttttcattttctaattttaatgatatGAGTtccttcatttttaaatcataattttctttttctttactTAGACATGAATCTAGAAAATCGATTTGTTTTTGcattcttttaatttttaaatcatattCAAAGTTactattttcaatttctttggatttttttttatctatattatttaatatttttttgtatttttctaTCTCATTTTCAAgttcacaattttttacttttaattggttattttcttctttcaGTAGCTTTTCGttgttttgtatttttacataCTCCTCGCAAAATTGTTTCAAAAgggttttattttcaataaatttataaaaaattttctcTTCATCATTCATATTTGAGTTTATCTCAAACAATTTGTAGCTACTTTGACAATAAATgtgtaaattattatggTACCTTTCGTTGTAAGTTCATTCACGTGGTATATAGAGAGTGtgaatattcatttatatttttcaaaaagtCAAAATATgagatatttatttttcaaatatagtGTATAAAGAATAccaaaggaaaataaaaatacctGCTTTTGatgttatattaaatattgatATACAATGTCATATAGTTttagtatttttaaaagaaatatatatgcatagtgtgtgtaaaacaatattgatatctttatatattttttatgaagaATGATTATTGTCTGTATGACGAaaagataaattatttgttcataaatttatagaaaaaGTGCTGATCAGGAAAAAAACATTCAATTGAAAATGCTCATGCATTTGCACTACATTtacgcatatatataatatatattattttgttcgtTTATTGTGCATCCTTaaacttatttatatcaacatacatttatattttattatttattttttaaattatgttGTGTTTcaaagatatatttataaaccCTTTAAaggtttttatttataatagtaCATAACCGAACAAAATCACCCCAGCGTGTTTCCAAATATCTATGAAAGAATGTACTGACAAAATATTGGCAAAAATATACTGTAAATATGCATACGTggtagaaaaataaaaattattgaaaatgttttagaaataatttgatgattatttttgtattataataatcatataattatgtaaaaataattgctttatgtttttaaaaaatattaatagcTTTTtacgaaaaatataatcgCAGGTATAAATTTGTACTTGGtctgaaataaatatatattatttttaaaattttgatacGATTAAGTTTATGTTCATTGGTACTTATTgttatgtataaaaaaaaaaagaaatgagTTCGTATAATGATATCTGAATGTGggattaaataaatatgaatgtTTATacgtatgtatatatatattagcagatataatacaatttttcgTGATTGTATGCATgctataaatttatattctcatgcatatttatttattattgttttgtCACAACTATAAGCATCACTCTATCTAAGAACATGAAAAGGGTGTGTTCAAGCCTATAACATGTACTTatcattcatataatattgttttcTTCAAATTGACATAACATGATAAactaatagtaataataataagcaAAGGGAATAGAATTAGAGGGtgaaaaaaacgaataaTTCAAtactatattaaatatatgatgaaaaaaatactgaATGGGGGAAAAAACGAAAACAATGGTAATAGTATTGCAAATAATAGTTTCAAAGATGGGGTAaagaaagtaaaaaaaaacaaaaaaaaaacaaatgttAACAATGCATTACTAGACCAATTTCATCAccgaaataaaaataattccaaTTTGTTTTCAActggaaaaaatgaaaaaggtAATTTATCAATGCTACAGGAGCAATCAAGCATAAACACAAAATTTGTTAATTCCTAT
This genomic interval from Plasmodium chabaudi chabaudi strain AS genome assembly, chromosome: 11 contains the following:
- a CDS encoding glycosylphosphatidylinositol anchor attachment 1 protein, putative codes for the protein MGLSENPRFFLLIDKIIRRSKIIGLALSIIGLIYFCVIDKIDKKAELDARSFAQFPGNSTLTKKDEDFLNETNSYFESYEYKEGEHVIDIVHDYIKRVSSLVDTEKYEIKINDKVKDNILISNVGCKFCNNIENLIVVINFDYKERKYFHSLVVGLTLINYFLNANYMSKDIIFLFTNKELLYSLGVQRFIEHYYYGNTENRKVLTRSAIIIEFESIYPSHIEINYESLNGMLPNQDLILLLRNELNHYSVPIKTDPVYHSILNVALEKKYEKGHIYFLRENIPSFTITGASKVPLKRKMINLFNFAKSLQSFLRSQSNTHEGFCHSTNFYFFNTIKKYVPISLYVFCAYLICSYCILKLIKGTIFRNYVNFIVGIYMYIITILTISMPIYLFSTNEKIYDLIKSEKRLPICTEWHPDNFNKYIEISNYWLRIFIISLFVAFILNYFISWVIYKYVKIWDYEKDRKIQKVIILDKIKYLNNLLYNSSDANYIKKFVNRYKTDIEYINKENKLIKPKVIHSDDEDFVDAKKKKRVIEIIHEINDMEKDLYLLGDEKFKYILKNTIAPYNYIMNHANIFYFLFVVIVSSMYNWAYSILFCIILVTPVSMLHNIKLKKHKMTSKIIILFFILGALMYLYPFGGFILGVRNKIMSILMNFSTKCLKYMNSSGLSKKVYFPEFLEFICSNKIFDTLYLNKYYLDNKDIKFNYNTDISNNVLLNLYSIARNHYCIGSQLYPLLCFTFFPILFYITFIFFVQ